The following are from one region of the Rhinoraja longicauda isolate Sanriku21f chromosome 3, sRhiLon1.1, whole genome shotgun sequence genome:
- the LOC144592340 gene encoding stabilizer of axonemal microtubules 2-like isoform X1: protein MKEYVAWCNDILCNAFDLSLHICFLNRRHRCPHLPSTIYEKTSKPCLITEYVEKFAPYGIVQPRESYRPREDYQRHPGKMPSMTTFRADFVPHDIPHRPSIVNEETRHPLGAMNLDTTYRRSFNLHPLQSVAPVQPADQKHLPRSKMLTIPTYKDHYKKWELSKRETMKPEHTFKAPAIKFGNPTTFEDDYTYKIPVPNQSFKPPNAARLLDVPFHDTTNYRQEYTLYKQEPPKRREPEQYRPNDMLFDGLTVHRRDFKGQPGEVTMPFRPPYTKLNSNQQFYDLTESRDKYRSWTIDQPHVHKSLEPVVPEGKMHLSTTTQTDFVEHKIQPFAPVRPLLAMSGHNIPFEGQSTMKADFKYWDSTREPLIKPRQELEKAVGRIDDMTTFRAHYVPHQINLMHSYKPRNSYIPSAIALDNETTYQTSYTSKGVDVCPASFNVPPGYEYVETDALGHKLYQPVNDGENVNPTLISKTPSPQKTANDLKASFPNDAIIAA from the exons ATGAAGGAATATGTTGCATGGTGTAATGACATTCTCTGCAATGCTTTTGACTTGAGCTTGCACATTTGTTTTCTCAACAGGCGTCATCGCTGTCCACACCTTCCTTCTACTATCTATGAAAAGACTAGTAAACCGTGCTTAATTACTGAATATGTGGAGAAATTTGCTCCATATGGAATTGTTCAACCCAGGGAATCCTACAGACCACGAGAAGATTATCAGCGTCACCCAGGCAAGATGCCATCCATGACCACATTCAG GGCAGATTTTGTTCCTCATGATATACCACATAGACCCAGCATAGTAAATGAAGAGACCAGACATCCCCTTGGAGCTATGAATTTGGACACCACCTACAGACGGAGTTTTAACCTCCACCCACTCCAGTCAGTAGCCCCAGTCCAGCCAGCCGACCAGAAGCACCTCCCCAGATCAAAGATGCTGACAATTCCTACGTACAAAG ATCATTACAAAAAGTGGGAACTTTCAAAAAGAGAAACAATGAAACCAGAACATACTTTCAAAGCACCAGCCATCAAATTTGGAAATCCAACCACTTTTGAGGATGACTATACATACAAGATTCCAGTTCCTAACCAGAGTTTTAAACCTCCAAATGCAGCAAGGCTATTAGATGTGCCCTTCCATGACACGACCAATTATCGCCAGGAATACACACTTTACAAACAGGAGCCGCCTAAAAGGCGCGAACCAGAACAATACAGGCCAAATGATATGCTTTTTGATGGTCTTACTGTGCACAGGAGAGATTTCAAGGGTCAGCCTGGAGAGGTCACAATGCCGTTTCGGCCACCTTATACCAAACTCAACTCCAATCAACAGTTCTATGACTTAACTGAATCCCGTGACAAGTACAGAAGCTGGACTATAGATCAACCTCATGTTCACAAATCTCTGGAGCCCGTGGTTCCAGAGGGAAAAATGCATCTCAGCACAACGACTCAAACTGACTTTGTTGAGCATAAGATCCAACCTTTTGCTCCTGTCCGCCCCTTACTTGCGATGAGTGGGCACAATATTCCCTTTGAAGGGCAGTCGACCATGAAGGCAGACTTCAAGTACTGGGACTCTACACGGGAACCACTCATCAAGCCGCGTCAGGAACTGGAGAAGGCTGTTGGCCGTATTGATGATATGACAACATTCAGGGCTCATTATGTACCACACCAGATTAACCTTATGCACTCCTACAAGCCCCGCAATTCTTACATTCCCAGCGCAATAGCATTAGATAACGAGACCACGTATCAAACCAGTTATACATCAAAGGGTGTGGATGTGTGCCCTGCATCGTTCAACGTACCCCCTGGTTATGAATATGTGGAAACAGATGCCCTTGGTCATAAGCTGTATCAACCGGTAAATGACGGAGAGAATGTTAACCCCACACTGATTTCAAAAACACCAAGCCCTCAAAAGACTGCCAATGATTTGAAAGCAAGTTTCCCAAATGATGCAATCATTGCAGCTTAA
- the LOC144592340 gene encoding stabilizer of axonemal microtubules 2-like isoform X3, translated as MPSMTTFRADFVPHDIPHRPSIVNEETRHPLGAMNLDTTYRRSFNLHPLQSVAPVQPADQKHLPRSKMLTIPTYKDHYKKWELSKRETMKPEHTFKAPAIKFGNPTTFEDDYTYKIPVPNQSFKPPNAARLLDVPFHDTTNYRQEYTLYKQEPPKRREPEQYRPNDMLFDGLTVHRRDFKGQPGEVTMPFRPPYTKLNSNQQFYDLTESRDKYRSWTIDQPHVHKSLEPVVPEGKMHLSTTTQTDFVEHKIQPFAPVRPLLAMSGHNIPFEGQSTMKADFKYWDSTREPLIKPRQELEKAVGRIDDMTTFRAHYVPHQINLMHSYKPRNSYIPSAIALDNETTYQTSYTSKGVDVCPASFNVPPGYEYVETDALGHKLYQPVNDGENVNPTLISKTPSPQKTANDLKASFPNDAIIAA; from the exons ATGCCATCCATGACCACATTCAG GGCAGATTTTGTTCCTCATGATATACCACATAGACCCAGCATAGTAAATGAAGAGACCAGACATCCCCTTGGAGCTATGAATTTGGACACCACCTACAGACGGAGTTTTAACCTCCACCCACTCCAGTCAGTAGCCCCAGTCCAGCCAGCCGACCAGAAGCACCTCCCCAGATCAAAGATGCTGACAATTCCTACGTACAAAG ATCATTACAAAAAGTGGGAACTTTCAAAAAGAGAAACAATGAAACCAGAACATACTTTCAAAGCACCAGCCATCAAATTTGGAAATCCAACCACTTTTGAGGATGACTATACATACAAGATTCCAGTTCCTAACCAGAGTTTTAAACCTCCAAATGCAGCAAGGCTATTAGATGTGCCCTTCCATGACACGACCAATTATCGCCAGGAATACACACTTTACAAACAGGAGCCGCCTAAAAGGCGCGAACCAGAACAATACAGGCCAAATGATATGCTTTTTGATGGTCTTACTGTGCACAGGAGAGATTTCAAGGGTCAGCCTGGAGAGGTCACAATGCCGTTTCGGCCACCTTATACCAAACTCAACTCCAATCAACAGTTCTATGACTTAACTGAATCCCGTGACAAGTACAGAAGCTGGACTATAGATCAACCTCATGTTCACAAATCTCTGGAGCCCGTGGTTCCAGAGGGAAAAATGCATCTCAGCACAACGACTCAAACTGACTTTGTTGAGCATAAGATCCAACCTTTTGCTCCTGTCCGCCCCTTACTTGCGATGAGTGGGCACAATATTCCCTTTGAAGGGCAGTCGACCATGAAGGCAGACTTCAAGTACTGGGACTCTACACGGGAACCACTCATCAAGCCGCGTCAGGAACTGGAGAAGGCTGTTGGCCGTATTGATGATATGACAACATTCAGGGCTCATTATGTACCACACCAGATTAACCTTATGCACTCCTACAAGCCCCGCAATTCTTACATTCCCAGCGCAATAGCATTAGATAACGAGACCACGTATCAAACCAGTTATACATCAAAGGGTGTGGATGTGTGCCCTGCATCGTTCAACGTACCCCCTGGTTATGAATATGTGGAAACAGATGCCCTTGGTCATAAGCTGTATCAACCGGTAAATGACGGAGAGAATGTTAACCCCACACTGATTTCAAAAACACCAAGCCCTCAAAAGACTGCCAATGATTTGAAAGCAAGTTTCCCAAATGATGCAATCATTGCAGCTTAA
- the LOC144592340 gene encoding stabilizer of axonemal microtubules 1-like isoform X2 — translation MKRKCICELCTCGRHRCPHLPSTIYEKTSKPCLITEYVEKFAPYGIVQPRESYRPREDYQRHPGKMPSMTTFRADFVPHDIPHRPSIVNEETRHPLGAMNLDTTYRRSFNLHPLQSVAPVQPADQKHLPRSKMLTIPTYKDHYKKWELSKRETMKPEHTFKAPAIKFGNPTTFEDDYTYKIPVPNQSFKPPNAARLLDVPFHDTTNYRQEYTLYKQEPPKRREPEQYRPNDMLFDGLTVHRRDFKGQPGEVTMPFRPPYTKLNSNQQFYDLTESRDKYRSWTIDQPHVHKSLEPVVPEGKMHLSTTTQTDFVEHKIQPFAPVRPLLAMSGHNIPFEGQSTMKADFKYWDSTREPLIKPRQELEKAVGRIDDMTTFRAHYVPHQINLMHSYKPRNSYIPSAIALDNETTYQTSYTSKGVDVCPASFNVPPGYEYVETDALGHKLYQPVNDGENVNPTLISKTPSPQKTANDLKASFPNDAIIAA, via the exons GCGTCATCGCTGTCCACACCTTCCTTCTACTATCTATGAAAAGACTAGTAAACCGTGCTTAATTACTGAATATGTGGAGAAATTTGCTCCATATGGAATTGTTCAACCCAGGGAATCCTACAGACCACGAGAAGATTATCAGCGTCACCCAGGCAAGATGCCATCCATGACCACATTCAG GGCAGATTTTGTTCCTCATGATATACCACATAGACCCAGCATAGTAAATGAAGAGACCAGACATCCCCTTGGAGCTATGAATTTGGACACCACCTACAGACGGAGTTTTAACCTCCACCCACTCCAGTCAGTAGCCCCAGTCCAGCCAGCCGACCAGAAGCACCTCCCCAGATCAAAGATGCTGACAATTCCTACGTACAAAG ATCATTACAAAAAGTGGGAACTTTCAAAAAGAGAAACAATGAAACCAGAACATACTTTCAAAGCACCAGCCATCAAATTTGGAAATCCAACCACTTTTGAGGATGACTATACATACAAGATTCCAGTTCCTAACCAGAGTTTTAAACCTCCAAATGCAGCAAGGCTATTAGATGTGCCCTTCCATGACACGACCAATTATCGCCAGGAATACACACTTTACAAACAGGAGCCGCCTAAAAGGCGCGAACCAGAACAATACAGGCCAAATGATATGCTTTTTGATGGTCTTACTGTGCACAGGAGAGATTTCAAGGGTCAGCCTGGAGAGGTCACAATGCCGTTTCGGCCACCTTATACCAAACTCAACTCCAATCAACAGTTCTATGACTTAACTGAATCCCGTGACAAGTACAGAAGCTGGACTATAGATCAACCTCATGTTCACAAATCTCTGGAGCCCGTGGTTCCAGAGGGAAAAATGCATCTCAGCACAACGACTCAAACTGACTTTGTTGAGCATAAGATCCAACCTTTTGCTCCTGTCCGCCCCTTACTTGCGATGAGTGGGCACAATATTCCCTTTGAAGGGCAGTCGACCATGAAGGCAGACTTCAAGTACTGGGACTCTACACGGGAACCACTCATCAAGCCGCGTCAGGAACTGGAGAAGGCTGTTGGCCGTATTGATGATATGACAACATTCAGGGCTCATTATGTACCACACCAGATTAACCTTATGCACTCCTACAAGCCCCGCAATTCTTACATTCCCAGCGCAATAGCATTAGATAACGAGACCACGTATCAAACCAGTTATACATCAAAGGGTGTGGATGTGTGCCCTGCATCGTTCAACGTACCCCCTGGTTATGAATATGTGGAAACAGATGCCCTTGGTCATAAGCTGTATCAACCGGTAAATGACGGAGAGAATGTTAACCCCACACTGATTTCAAAAACACCAAGCCCTCAAAAGACTGCCAATGATTTGAAAGCAAGTTTCCCAAATGATGCAATCATTGCAGCTTAA